A part of Chanos chanos chromosome 9, fChaCha1.1, whole genome shotgun sequence genomic DNA contains:
- the guk1b gene encoding guanylate kinase 1b, whose protein sequence is MAGPRPVVLSGPSGAGKSTLLKKLMKDYEGVFGFSVSHTTRNPRPGEEDGKGLNCLPMLLGATLLPVADVLSSESSEDYHFVTREKMQEGIDKGDFIENAEFSGNMYGTSKQSIEDVQAKNLICILDVDIQGVRNIKKTDLNPIYISIQPPSMEILEKRLRDRQTESEESLQKRLEAARIDMELSKEPGVFDLVIINDDLDEAYEKLKSVLSEEIQKVQDAKK, encoded by the exons ATGGCAGGACCCAGGCCTGTAGTACTGAGTGGGCCCTCTGGAGCTGGAAAAAGCACTTTGCTGAAGAAGCTTATGAAGGATTATGAAGGAGTCTTCGGCTTCAGTGTGTCTC ATACTACAAGAAACCCACGCCCTGGTGAGGAGGATGGAAAAG GCTTGAATTGTCTCCCAATGCTTCTGGGAGCTACGTTACTGCCAGTAGCAGACGTCTTATCTTCTGAGTCATCTGAAG ACTACCATTTTGTCACAAGGGAGAAGATGCAAGAAGGCATTGACAAAGGAGATTTCATAGAAAATGCCGAATTTTCTGGAAACATGTATGGGACAAG CAAGCAATCCATTGAGGATGTTCAGGCCAAAAACCTCATCTGCATACTGGATGTTGACATTCAGGGAGTGAGAAATATCAAGAAGACTGACCTTAACCCCATCTATATCTCCATCCAGCCTCCATCCATGGAGATCTTG GAAAAGCGtttgagagacaggcagacggAGTCAGAGGAGAGTTTACAAAAGCGTTTGGAGGCAGCAAGGATTGACATGGAATTAA gcaaGGAACCTGGAGTATTTGACTTGGTCATTATTAATGATGACTTAGACGAAGCATATGAGAAACTTAAAAGTGTTCTTAGTGAA GAAATCCAGAAGGTTCAGGATGCCAAGAAGTAA
- the armh1 gene encoding armadillo-like helical domain containing protein 1, producing the protein MLTSKEQTAISKVMAFLQEWDQSNKTARSRILKAFLAKNTGKTFYELEEEFSLAASLFLARLNAWLRLTYRFGTYLDLQLRAIGVFLSVAHSKEYLNEFLEAGGIFTLLEILRQKQSKEKDKTEALHLLQTVSNAARKYKELLCESNCERAIAECLVTSQTEETQETASALLQSLAHGNPKYQNQVYKALIASMPCTSPKAQQLVLQSLRVVQAIVKTTHPSIVDPLLNLLRSLHLEVQYEAIELITELKDYEVRPALLRGLVALLKPANDGAQKYKILQDPEMAEITEPLLQFVQQAAAAKAIRLLAQENQDVSKELLTLQVVHHLLYAVGNQEHTDAQREASLALEHFVRTYPAVEEHVRQAMGTSLFEIFMDNAECLYTKIDEIHAEVVRSNTVDISSAFEELMLES; encoded by the exons ATGCTTACCAGTAAAGAACAAACAGCCATCAGTAAGGTTATGGCTTTCCTTCAAGAATGGGACCAGAGCAACAAGACAGCGCGCAGCCGCATACTGAAAGCTTTCTTGGCGAAGAACACgggaaaaacattttatgaattaGAGGAGGAGTTTTCATTGGCTGCCAGTCTATTTCTTGCCAGACTCAACGCTTGGTTGAGATTAAC TTATAGGTTTGGTACATATCTTGATCTGCAGCTGAGGGCAATAggtgtcttcctctctgtggcACATAG TAAGGAATATCTCAACGAATTCCTTGAGGCTGGAGGAATATTCACCCTTCTAGAGATCCTTAGGCAGAAACAGAGCAAAGAAAAGGATAAAACTGAGGCCCTGCATCTGCTCCAGACTGTATCAAATGCTGCTCGCAAATACAAAGAGCTACTTTGCGAAAGCAATT GTGAGAGGGCTATTGCTGAATGTTTGGTTACGTCACAGACAGAAGAGACCCAGGAGACAGCTTCAGCCTTGCTTCAGTCTTTGGCACATGGAAACCCTAAATACCAGAACCAGGTTTACAAGGCTCTCATTGCCTCAATGCCCTGTACCTCTCCAAAGGCCCAGCAACTTGTTCTGCAGAGCCTTCGTGTTGTGCAG GCGATTGTGAAGACAACACATCCCAGTATAGTAGACCCCTTGCTAAATTTGCTGAGATCTTTGCATCTGGAGGTTCAGTATGAGG CTATTGAGCTGATAACAGAACTGAAGGACTACGAGGTGAGACCAGCTCTACTCAGAGGATTGGTGGCTTTGCTAAAACCTGCCAACGATGGGGCCCAGAAGTACAAGATCCTCCAAG ATCCAGAAATGGCTGAGATTACTGAGCCCTTACTACAGTTTGTTCAGCAAGCAGCTGCTGCAAAGGCTATAAG GCTGCTTGCCCAGGAGAATCAGGACGTTTCTAAAGAGCTGCTCACACTCCAAGTGGTGCATCACTTACTCTATGCAGTTGGAAACCAGGAGCACACTGATGCCCAGAGGGAAGCGAGTCTGGCTCTGGAG CACTTTGTGCGTACTTACCCAGCTGTGGAGGAGCATGTTCGCCAAGCCATGGGAACCTCCCTGTTTGAGATCTTTATG GATAATGCTGAATGTCTTTACACAAAGATCGATGAAATCCATGCAGAAGTTGTGAGGTCAAACACAGTGGACATATCCAGTG cttttgAAGAGCTGATGCTGGAATCATAG
- the elovl8b gene encoding ELOVL fatty acid elongase 8b: MASAWQKLESMHRWILENGDKRTDPWLLVYSPMPVFYIFLCYLGIIWIGPKLMKHREPVDLKIVLIVYNFAMVCLSVYMFHEFLVTSWLANYSYLCQPVDYSTSPLAMRMANVCWWFFFSKVIELSDTIFFILRKKNNQLTFLHVYHHGTMIFNWWAGVKYVAGGQSFFIGLLNTFVHIVMYSYYGLAALGPRVQKYLWWKRYLTSLQLLQFVLLTTHTGYNLFTECDFPDSMNAVVFAYCVSLIILFSNFYYQSYVTKKSKKS, encoded by the exons ATGGCTTCAGCTTGGCAGAAACTTGAATCCATGCATCGATGGATTCTGGAGAATGGAG ATAAGAGAACAGACCCATGGCTGCTAGTTTATTCTCCCATGCCAGTGTTCTATATATTTCTGTGCTACCTTGGTATTATCTGGATAGGACCTAAACTAATGAAACACAGGGAACCAGTTGACCTAAAGATTGTACTCATTGTCTACAACTTTGCCATggtttgtttatctgtctaCATGTTTCATGAG TTCCTGGTAACATCCTGGCTGGCAAACTACAGTTATCTATGCCAACCTGTCGACTACAGCACCAGCCCTTTGGCAATGAGG ATGGCAAACGTGTGTTGGTGGTTCTTCTTTTCGAAGGTCATTGAGCTCAGCGACACG atctttttcattttaagaaaaaagaataacCAGTTGACCTTCCTGCATGTCTATCACCACGGCACTATGATCTTCAACTGGTGGGCGGGAGTGAAATATGTTGCAGGTGGCCAGT CATTTTTCATCGGGCTGCTGAACACGTTTGTACACATTGTGATGTATTCCTACTATGGACTAGCTGCACTAGGGCCTCGTGTCCAAAAATACCTGTGGTGGAAACGGTATCTTACCTCACTTCAGCTG CTTCAGTTTGTCCTGCTGACAACTCACACTGGTTACAACCTCTTTACTGAGTGCGACTTCCCAGACTCCATGAATGCAGTAGTGTTTGCCTACTGTGTTAGCCTCATTATACTCTTCAGTAACTTCTACTACCAGAGCTACGTTACCAAAAAGAGCAAGAAGTCTTAG
- the mutyh gene encoding adenine DNA glycosylase: MSRLRSAIHKGKRATLENTEAVKSPKKKLKQVVKEESSETSASAYHFFEDPNEVLSFRTQLLGWYDQTKRELPWRTLAITEPDVNIRTYGVWVSEIMLQQTQVATVIDYYNKWMKKWPTVEKLATATLEEVNQMWAGLGYYSRGRRLHEGAQKVVSELGGRMPRTTEELLKQLPGVGRYTAGAIGSIALGRVTGAVDGNVIRVLCRVRAIGADSTSQSVTEALWRIADTLVDPERPGDCNQAMMELGARVCTPKSPLCNQCPIKNSCHALRKVSIKQEEDSKRLFGKLDRKTNRSVPDIENCMTAGGCNLCLPEPWDSQLGVQNYPRKPAKKAPRTERALVCVVERQSAETENEFLLTQRPNKGLLAGMWDFPCVLLEDEIPESKHTVVLFEEVKKMLGISFSKLPLTFLGELVHNFSHIHQTYIVYKMFIPDCVGDGQQKMRWISKAALQEAAVSTAVKKIMQLYETTENTVKSDNKNKKQKGSFDGEKNKQQRSKKAKDSAPNGGPKQLSLSQFFTPSK; this comes from the exons ATGAGCAGGTTGAGATCCGCAATACACAAAGGAAAGAGAGCGACGCTTGAGAATACGGAGGCCGTGAAGTCCCCAAAGAAGAAACTCAAACAAGTAGTTAAAGAAG AGTCCTCAGAAACCAGTGCCTCAGCATACCATTTCTTCGAAGATCCAAATGAGGTCTTGTCTTTTCGCACCCAGCTTCTCGGCTGGTATGACCAGACGAAGAGAGAGCTACCCTGGAGGACTCTG GCCATAACAGAGCCAGACGTTAATATCAGGACATACGGAG TTTGGGTCTCAGAAATTATGCTACAACAGACTCAAGTTGCAACGGTGATTGACTATTACAACAAATGGATGAAA AAGTGGCCAACGGTGGAAAAACTTGCAACAGCAACACTGGAG GAGGTGAATCAAATGTGGGCAGGTCTTGGATATTACTCACGAGGACGGAGGCTGCATGAAGGGGCCCAAAAG GTAGTTTCTGAGTTGGGTGGTAGAATGCCCAGGACCACAGAGGAACTTCTGAAGCAGCTTCCAGGGGTGGGACGCTACACAGCAGGAGCCATTGGCTCCATAGCACTAGGGCGG GTGACAGGCGCAGTGGATGGAAATGTGATTCGTGTCCTCTGTCGAGTTCGAGCCATTGGGGCAGACAGCACAAGTCAATCAGTGACTGAGGCGTTATG GAGGATAGCTGATACTCTAGTGGATCCTGAGAGACCAGGGGACTGCAACCAGGCAATGATGGAGCTTGGTGCTAGAGTATGCACCCCTAAAAGTCCTCTTTGTAACCAGTGTCCTATTAAGAATAGCTGCCATGCCTTGAGGAAG GTGAGCATCAAACAAGAGGAGGATTCAAAGAGACTTTTCGGTAAATTAGACAGAAAGACCAACCGTTCTGTTCCCGACATAGAGAACTGTA TGACAGCAGGAGGGTGTAACCTTTGCCTCCCCGAACCCTGGGACAGTCAGTTGGGGGTGCAAAACTACCCCAGGAAACCAGCCAAAAAAGCACCTCGCACGGAGCGCGCTCTGGTCTGTGTGGTGGAGCGTCAGAGTGCTGAAACGGAGAACGAATTCCTGCTCACACAAAGACCAAACAAAG GATTGCTCGCAGGGATGTGGGATtttccctgtgtactcctgGAAGATGAAATTCCAGAGAGTAAACATACAGTCGTATTGTTTGAGGAGGTGAAAAAAATGCTGGGAATATCGTTCAGTAAACTGCCCCTCACGTTTTTGGGAGAG TTGGTCCATAACTTCTCCCATATTCACCAGACATACATTGTCTACAAAATGTTTATCCCAGACTGCGTAGGTGATGGACAACAGAAGATGCGCTGGATCTCAAAAGCAGCATTACAGGAAGCAGCTGTGTCCACAGCAGTAAAGAAG ATAATGCAGCTTTATGAGACTACAGAGAATACAGTCAAATCTGACAATAAG aaTAAGAAGCAAAAGGGAAGCTTTGATGGTGAGAAAAATAAGCAGCAGAGATCGAAGAAAGCTAAGGACAGTGCTCCTAACGGAGGGCCAAAACAGCTTTCTCTGAGTCAGTTCTTTACCCCCTCAAAATAA